Proteins co-encoded in one Candida albicans SC5314 chromosome 3, complete sequence genomic window:
- the PBS2 gene encoding mitogen-activated protein kinase kinase (MAPK kinase (MAPKK); role in osmotic and oxidative stress responses, oxidative stress adaptation; required for stress regulation of Hog1p localization and activity; functional homolog of S. cerevisiae Pbs2p), whose product MVEDKDIDLNINNLKIHDAPTRTPPVSSPPALPTPPTPSGISLNTTMQAKLMAFQQQRSKAAAAAAAAASVSSSSSGTQASSSSISASTSESSVSTIPANINRTVSGKKKPKPNLKLSDLPLSRNNSLHRSNTSASDSSVTTPEADTPTGKISNEPQPQGLFANYSDYVDIKSGQLNFAGKASLHSKGIDFSSGSSFRVSLDEFEYLEELGRGNYGSVSKVLHKPTGVLMAMKEVRLELDENKFTQILMELDILHKCDSPYIVDFYGAFFVEGAVYMCIEYMDGGSLDRIFGNDVGVKDEYELAYITESVILGLKELKDKHNIIHRDVKPTNILVNTQGKVKLCDFGVSGNLVASLAKTNIGCQSYMAPERINTMRPDDATYSVQSDVWSLGLTILELAVGHYPYPAETYDNIFSQLSAIVDGEPPKLYPKVYSKEAQIFVKSCLAKNPDLRPSYAALLNNPWLIKNRGKETNLAQTVKDRVEEIAKLEKNKSVSRSNSMNKSAAAVPPPRNVESVQSLLRNKVKAPALHRGGLQKVNRSFLNNH is encoded by the coding sequence ATGGTTGAAGATAAAGATATAGACTtgaatattaataatttgaaaattcacGATGCGCCAACACGAACACCACCGGTAAGCCTGCCACCAGCTTtaccaacaccaccaaCTCCCTCAGGGATTCTGCTCAACACTACAATGCAAGCTAAATTGATGGcctttcaacaacaaagatcgaaagcagcagcagcagcagcagcagcagcttcagtttcatcatcatcatcaggTACGCAGGCGTCATCGTCATCTATATCAGCTTCAACATCGGAATCGAGTGTATCAACAATACCAGCAAATATTAACCGAACTGTATCGGGTAAAAAGAAACCCAAACCAAACTTGAAATTAAGTGATTTACCATTGTCACGTAATAATAGTTTACACCGTTCTAACACTAGTGCTAGTGATTCAAGTGTGACTACGCCAGAAGCAGATACCCCTACCGGTAAGATTTCAAATGAACCACAACCTCAAGGTTTGTTTGCTAATTATTCTGATTATGTTGATATAAAATCAGgtcaattaaattttgcTGGCAAAGCATCATTACATTCTAAAGGGATTGATTTTCTGTCTGGGTCTTCATTTAGAGTTTCATTAGATGAATTTGAGTATTTAGAAGAATTGGGCCGTGGAAATTATGGGTCTGTACTGAAAGTCTTACATAAACCCACCGGTGTATTGATGGCAATGAAGGAAGTTCGATTGGAGTTAGATGAGAATAAGTTCACGCAAATACTAATGGAGTTAGATATTTTACATAAATGTGACTCGCcatatattgttgatttttatGGGgctttttttgttgaaggTGCAGTTTACATGTGTATTGAGTACATGGATGGAGGTTCGTTGGATAGAATATTTGGTAACGATGTTGGTGTTAAAGATGAATATGAATTAGCCTATATCACTGAGTCGGTTATACTTGGActtaaagaattgaaagataAACATAACATTATTCATCGTGATGTCAAACCCACTAATATTTTAGTGAACACCCAGGGAAAAGTAAAGTTGTGTGATTTTGGTGTGTCTGGTAATTTAGTTGCCTCATTAGccaaaacaaatattgGTTGTCAATCATATATGGCACCGGAAAGGATCAACACTATGAGACCTGATGATGCCACTTATTCAGTTCAATCAGATGTTTGGTCATTGGGGTTGACGATATTAGAATTAGCTGTTGGCCATTATCCTTACCCTGCTGAAACAtatgataatattttctCGCAATTAAGTGCTATTGTTGATGGTGAACCACCAAAACTTTACCCAAAGGTATACTCCAAGGAGGCACAAATATTTGTCAAATCTTGTCTTGCCAAAAACCCAGATTTAAGACCATCTTACGCGGcattattgaataatcCATGGTTGATCAAAAACAGAGGTAAAGAGACCAATCTTGCTCAGACAGTAAAAGATAGAGTAGAAGAAATTGCGAAATTGGAGAAGAACAAGAGTGTCAGTCGAAGCAACAGCATGAACAAATCAGCAGCCGCAGTGCCTCCTCCGAGAAATGTTGAAAGTGTTCAATCATTATTGAGAAACAAAGTGAAGGCTCCGGCATTACATAGAGGTGGTTTACAAAAAGTGAATAGAAGCTTTCTTAATAATCATTGA
- the OCH1 gene encoding Och1p (Alpha-1,6-mannosyltransferase; initiates N-glycan outer chain branch addition; similar to S. cerevisiae Och1p; required for wild-type virulence in mouse intravenous infection; fungal-specific (no human or murine homolog)): MLQLREPQMVHKHLKLAVLGIVVIFTTYFIISSLSSPTSTHKTEYNSPKLQLAKELELNSNWKELGLNFQPNKKYSLPDESTLRQQLSYQFPYDESKPFPKNIWQTWKVGIDEKSFPKRYLKYQQTWEDKNPDYKHYVVPDKQCDLLIEQLYSQVPDVAKAYRIMPKSILKADFFRYLILFARGGVYTDIDTVGLKPVDEWISNSEMILEKKNRSGLVVGIEADPDRPDWADWYARRIQFCQWTIQSKRGHPMLRELIAKITDITLTRHKKGQLKKVLGKNEGGDIMNWTGPGIFTDTVFEYMNNILQSPEVFKNKKKWATIIDWKLFTGMEQPIAIDDVLVLPITSFSPDVNQMGAKDSHDPMAYAKHMFSGSWKDDGMPEMEQ, from the coding sequence ATGCTACAACTAAGAGAACCCCAAATGGTTCATAAACATCTAAAACTAGCCGTTTTAGGAATAGTAGTCATATTCACAACATATTTCATAATCTCGTCTCTAAGTAGTCCAACATCAACCCATAAAACAGAATATAATTCTCCCAAATTACAACTTGcaaaagaattggaattgaattCCAACTGGAAAGAATTAGGATTGAACTTCCAACCAAATAAGAAATATAGTTTACCAGATGAATCAACACTTCGACAACAACTTTCATATCAGTTCCCGTATGATGAAAGCAAACCTTTTCctaaaaatatttggcaAACTTGGAAAGTCGGTATTGATGAAAAGTCATTCCCTAAAAGATATTTGAAATACCAACAAACTTGGGAAGATAAAAATCCTGATTATAAACACTACGTTGTCCCCGATAAACAATGTGATTTACTCATTGAACAATTGTATTCACAAGTCCCTGATGTTGCTAAAGCTTATAGAATCATGCCGAAATCGATTTTAAAAGCAGATTTTTTCCGATACTTGATCCTATTTGCTCGTGGTGGGGTATATACTGATATCGATACTGTCGGATTAAAACCAGTTGATGAATggatttcaaattcagaAATGATtttagaaaagaaaaatcgATCTGGACTTGTAGTTGGTATTGAAGCCGATCCAGATCGTCCAGATTGGGCCGATTGGTACGCTAGAAGAATACAATTTTGTCAATGGACTATACAACTGAAAAGAGGTCATCCAATGTTGCGTGAATTGATTGCTAAGATAACTGATATTACTTTAACAAGACATAAAAAGGgtcaattgaagaaagttTTGGGTAAAAATGAAGGTGGCGATATCATGAATTGGACAGGTCCTGGGATTTTCACTGATACGGTTTTTGAATACATGAATAATATATTACAATCACCAGAAGTTTtcaagaataaaaaaaaatgggcTACAATAATTGATTGGAAATTGTTTACTGGAATGGAACAACCTATTGCTATAGATGATGTTTTAGTATTACCTATTACTTCATTTAGTCCTGATGTCAATCAAATGGGTGCTAAAGATTCACATGATCCAATGGCATATGCGAAACATATGTTTCTGGGAAGTTGGAAAGATGATGGTATGCCAGAAATGGAACAATAA
- the REV3 gene encoding Rev3p (Ortholog(s) have DNA-directed DNA polymerase activity, role in error-free translesion synthesis, error-prone translesion synthesis and cytosol, mitochondrion, nuclear chromatin, nucleus, zeta DNA polymerase complex localization): MNTTNESTNYTTINASSVNWSNNQINSSFSSLRVQINDYDTYQTLPTRLDQLCTQVTQVPIIRIYGSLSVQNSLSNTDSPNKKKRKIDETTSPAVFNVVIHVHNFYPYIYVDCHETDFTKLENDDFIKLITDYLETVLEESFKYRKSSKNLDDDEQNHVENLKRSGQRKYIANVSVCKGVPIYGFQLGYRFFYKISLLSPLYKSRLAKLFQENTISLFRIGMEKKKNVTYNPEPAYVYEAHIPYLLQFLTDYNLFGCGWVNIDKDFVSQEDAKTRGLYFRSPIFTNIHKSFHSPNDLLALRQCLSNYITADNVLYNGQLDNGNPCPFNRIGKSTLEMDITTNSIVNRTWLSPRELHDDFIEKAEFLEYKRAIESGSHKYGYKYDQDGQPRIYLSSLKQIYNDLKYQCRSRDSSFNVAADVLETENSSYFGTGSTNWSNQEQLNELFDYLKKLNGDVKLDSSKYSKKYLQARKLKQPAVFSRIPTAFQLVDIEKSIVQHKLKMRFDSDLLNWTNYVKLFDSQNSQVLNNDEPVAINILPEENLSDNEISDNNGRETMNENTNSDADENLVIDNQLEVEPTENIPKEDNKEPDDYELTQLHQFDESLMRNLTQIQATKTANFLGVEDLSYLDDFSFTSSQSQSDFKNFQITDNTYEVPIPDQLKPENIDQTFQSAGLLKVNYSDPFYDNQNDVPAKPLVFANQKIVVPLKNESSIPSLEMSQLIKQNTHITKPISQIFSTWQYVPEPPSKREVSKWLKHDEAYTLKKNTKYQFQIEPGVTQSYDYKYSYNSMKISRRPDEFNCLTNFHMELHANPPNSKLTVDPLRDPISLIFYSFDDANNMFRHLNFASGILIFNNTNIDMNLIQRLSHTLNKHIEIFDDELKMITKLVTLVELFDPDILSGYEVNSMSWGYIVERLRDVFGINIMSDLSRGSFKSNGKFGDRWGYTHTSNIEISGRHMLNVWRPLRSELSLTSYSLENVTYHLLHKSLPRYSNYRLSEWLKEGTFSSIFAVLSYYINRIDIVLKIINVQELITRNVEHSRLIGIEFNSNFYRGSQYKVESILARICKPESLLLNSPSKQQVHEMRPIECIPLILEPKSNFYKSPLVVLDFQSLYPSIMIAYNYCYSTLVGKLHNYRPTKNNIGYLRNLKIPYGLVNLLQREDGFNISPNGFVFVKSHIRKSVLAKMLEEILSIRIKIKQVMKLFKEDAELTKLYNSRQLALKLIANVTYGYTSATFSGRMPNSDIADAIVSTGREILNKSIELIEAGNYGAKVVYGDTDSLFVYFPGKPKTEAFKLGKQIAKTITNYFPDPVKLKFEKVYHPCVLLAKKRYVGFSYEYEDQKTPKFDAKGIETVRRDGIPAQSKMTEKTLRILFETKNLSKVKQYTIDQFYKIIFNKVPIRDFCFAKEVRYGTYKNEKYLPPGAIIAKNMAEEDPRKEPQYRERVPYVVIRDSSKPRIKDRCVTPEDFIKSYETNSPVSLDYEYYITRVLIPPLERIFNLIGIDITGWYRQMPIVMRGSHVAYAEGCLVCGNRLDDSANICSKCLANEQEVIADIISTSRDTEKKLVEVERVCQKCVDNNTSSSMGRFIDQCTDDCVNGDCIVYYNKFKLNYESKQIFTKKDKILQELDW, translated from the coding sequence atgAATACTACAAATGAATCAACAAACTATACCACTATAAATGCTAGCTCTGTAAATTGGAGtaacaatcaaattaattcttctttttccaGTTTGCGAGTGCAAATTAATGATTATGATACTTATCAAACTCTCCCAACCAGATTGGACCAACTATGTACTCAAGTCACTCAAGTTCCGATAATCAGAATCTATGGGTCTTTATCGGTACAAAACTCTTTAAGTAACACAGATTCGCCTAACAAGAAGAAGCGGAAAATAGATGAGACTACATCACCAGCAGTTTTTAATGTTGTTATTCATGTACATAATTTCTATCCATATATCTATGTTGACTGTCACGAAACTGATTTTACgaaattggaaaatgacgattttatcaaattaatAACAGACTATTTAGAAACTGTTTTAGAGGAATCTTTTAAATATAGAAAATCCTCAAAGAATctagatgatgatgaacaGAACcatgttgaaaatttaaagCGATCTGGCCAGCGTAAATACATTGCAAATGTATCCGTTTGTAAAGGAGTACCCATTTATGGGTTTCAATTAGGATACAGatttttttacaaaatatCTTTGTTATCGCCACTTTACAAATCCAGATTGGCAAAACTCTTTCAGGAAAAcacaatttcattatttagAATAGGCAtggaaaagaagaaaaatgtaACTTACAATCCTGAACCAGCTTATGTATATGAGGCACATATTCCGTATTTGCTACAGTTTTTGACCGATTACAATTTATTTGGATGTGGATGGGTAAATATCGACAAGGATTTTGTTAGCCAGGAAGATGCAAAGACTCGTGGGTTATATTTCCGATCCCCAATTTTTACAAATATACATAAATCATTTCATAGTCCCAACGATTTGCTTGCACTACGTCAGtgtttatcaaattatattacTGCGGATAATGTATTATATAATGGGCAGCTTGATAATGGGAACCCGTGTCCTTTTAATCGAATCGGTAAATCCACTCTTGAGATGGATATTACCACAAATAGTATAGTCAACCGTACATGGCTTAGTCCTCGAGAGCTTCATGATGATTTTATAGAGAAAGCAGAGTTTCTCGAATACAAAAGAGCAATTGAGCTGGGAAGTCATAAGTATGGTTACAAGTATGATCAAGATGGTCAACCGAGAATTTATTTGTCTTCcttgaaacaaatttacAACGATCTAAAATATCAGTGTCGATCAAGAGATTCACTGTTTAATGTTGCTGCAGATGTTTTAGAAACCGAAAACTCGTCGTATTTTGGTACTGGATCTACAAACTGGTCGAATCAAGAACAGTTGAACGAGCTATTTGATTACTTGAAGAAGCTAAATGGTGATGTCAAATTGGATTCACTGAAGTATTCCAAAAAGTACCTACAAGCgagaaaattgaaacagcCAGCtgttttttcaagaatACCTACGGCTTTCCAATTGGTTGACATTGAGAAATCAATAGTGCAACATAAGCTTAAAATGAGATTTGATagtgatttattaaattggACTAATTATGTTAAATTGTTTGATCTGCAAAATAGTCAAGTGTTAAATAACGATGAACCTGTTgcaatcaatattttgcCAGAGGAAAATTTATCGGATAATGAGATTTCTGACAACAATGGGAGAGAGACGATGAATGAAAATACTAATTCTGATGCTGATGAAAATTTGGTGATAGACAACCAACTTGAAGTAGAACCTACCGAAAACATCCCAAAAGAGGACAACAAAGAACCTGATGATTACGAATTGACACAACTTCATCAATTCGATGAATCTTTAATGAGAAATTTGACACAAATTCAAGCTACAAAAACTGCAAATTTCTTGGGTGTAGAAGATTTGTCTTATCTTGATGACTTTTCATTTACATCTTCGCAAAGCCAATCTgatttcaagaattttcaaataacAGATAACACATATGAAGTTCCCATTCCTGACCAATTGAAACCGGAAAACATTGATCAGACTTTCCAGCTGGCAGGGTTGCTAAAGGTGAATTATTCAGATCCATTCTATGACAATCAAAATGATGTACCTGCAAAACCTTTGGTATTTGCCAATCAGAAAATTGTGGTgccattgaaaaatgagCTGCTGATTCCTAGTCTTGAGATGTctcaattaattaaacaaaatacaCACATAACTAAACCCATATCCCAAATATTCAGTACTTGGCAGTATGTACCTGAACCCCCGTCTAAGCGTGAAGTCAGTAAGTGGTTAAAACATGATGAAGCGTACACCCTTAAAAAGAATACCAAATACCAATTCCAGATAGAACCAGGAGTGACTCAATCTTATGATTACAAGTATTCATACAATTCTATGAAAATTTCGAGAAGACCTGACGAGTTTAATTGTTTGACGAATTTTCACATGGAACTACATGCGAATCCTCCCAATAGTAAACTTACAGTTGACCCTTTAAGAGATCCcatttcattgattttttattctttcgATGATGCTAATAATATGTTTAGACATTTAAATTTCGCGTCGGGTATTTTGATCtttaataatacaaatattGATATGAATTTGATACAGAGATTATCACATACATTGAATAAAcatattgaaatatttgacgatgaattgaaaatgattaCAAAATTAGTCACACTAGTTGAGCTCTTTGATCCGGATATTTTATCGGGATATGAAGTCAATTCAATGTCGTGGGGTTACATTGTTGAGAGACTAAGAGATGTATTTGGTATAAATATAATGCTGGATTTGAGTCGGGGAAGTTTCAAGAGTAACGGGAAGTTTGGTGACCGATGGGGttacacacacacatcGAATATCGAGATTTCGGGGAGACATATGCTTAATGTATGGCGACCGTTAAGATCAGAGTTGAGTCTCACCAGTTATTCGTTGGAAAATGTCACATATCATTTACTACATAAGTCTTTGCCAAGATATCTGAATTATAGACTATCTGAGTGGCTAAAAGAAGGTACTTTTTCCAGTATCTTTGCTGTTTTGTCGTACTACATAAACagaattgatattgttcttaaaataattaatgtTCAGGAATTGATTACTAGAAATGTTGAGCATTCCAGATTGATTGGAATCGAgtttaattcaaatttctATCGGGGCTCTCAATATAAGGTTGAATCGATTTTGGCACGAATTTGTAAACCAGAAAGTTTATTGTTGAACTCGCCTTCCAAACAACAGGTTCATGAAATGAGACCAATAGAATGCATTCCGTTGATTTTAGAACCGAAATCAAACTTTTATAAATCGCCTTTGGTGGTATTAGATTTCCAATCATTGTATCCGTCAATCATGATTGCCTATAACTATTGCTATTCAACTTTGGTTGGTAAATTGCACAATTATCGCCCCACTAAGAATAATATTGGATATTTACgtaatttgaaaattccCTATGGGTTAGTAAACTTGCTTCAAAGGGAAGATGGCTTCAATATATCTCCTAATGGGTTTGTATTTGTTAAAAGTCACATTAGAAAGTCTGTATTAGCAAAGATGTTGGAAGAGATTTTAAGTATCagaatcaaaatcaaacaagttatgaaattgtttaaagAGGATGCCGAGTTGACAAAACTATACAATTCTAGACAACTTGCCCTAAAGTTAATAGCTAATGTTACATACGGTTACACTTCAGCTACATTTAGTGGTAGAATGCCCAATTCTGATATTGCGGACGCTATCGTGTCCACCGGAAGAGAAattttaaacaaatcaattgaattaatagAAGCCGGGAATTATGGTGCCAAAGTTGTTTATGGTGACACGGattctttgtttgtttacTTCCCTGGTAAACCTAAAACTGAAGCGTTCAAGCTTGGTAAACAAATTGCCAAAACGATTACTAATTATTTCCCCGATCCTGTGAAACTTAAGTTTGAAAAAGTGTACCACCCGTGTGTTCTATTGGCGAAGAAGAGATATGTTGGGTTTTCCTATGAATACGAGGATCAAAAAACTCCTAAATTTGATGCCAAAGGTATTGAAACAGTACGAAGAGATGGAATTCCTGCACAACTGAAAATGACCGAAAAGACATTaagaattttatttgaaacGAAAAACCTTTCCAAAGTGAAACAATATACGATTGATCAGTTTTACAaaatcatcttcaataaaGTGCCCATTAGagatttttgttttgctAAAGAAGTGCGATATGGTACTtacaaaaatgaaaaatatttaccCCCAGGGGCTATAATTGCTAAAAATATGGCAGAGGAAGACCCAAGAAAGGAGCCTCAATATCGAGAGCGTGTGCCTTACGTTGTTATTAGAGATTCTTCAAAACCCAGGATTAAAGACCGCTGTGTCACACCCGAagattttatcaaatcataTGAAACTAATCTGCCGGTCTCTTTGGATTATGAATACTATATCACTAGGGTATTAATTCCTCCTTTGGAAAggattttcaatttaattggtATTGACATTACCGGTTGGTATAGACAAATGCCTATAGTAATGCGTGGTTCGCATGTCGCATACGCTGAAGGTTGTCTAGTGTGTGGGAATCGGTTGGATGATAGTGCTAATATTTGTCTGAAATGTCTTGCAAATGAACAAGAGGTGATTGCCGATATAATTCTGACTTCTAGAGACACTGAAAAGAAActtgttgaagttgaacGTGTGTGTCAAAAGTGTGTGGATAATAACACCTCTCTGTCAATGGGGAGATTCATCGATCAATGCACTGATGATTGTGTCAATGGAGATTGTATCGtctattataataaatttaagCTCAATTATGAATCGAAACAAATTTTCACcaaaaaagacaaaatcCTTCAAGAGTTGGATTGGTAA
- the ELP3 gene encoding Elongator subunit (Predicted histone acetyltransferase; role in regulation of transcription, tRNA wobble uridine modification; Spider biofilm induced) has protein sequence MPVQKNKVPEKERFIQCCGDISLELVASLKSSKDINLNGLITRYAKKYKLKQQPRLTDIISSIPDQHKKYLIPKLKAKPVRTASGIAVVAVMCKPHRCPHIAYTGNICVYCPGGPDSDFEYSTQSYTGYEPTSMRAIRARYDPYEQARGRVDQLRQLGHSIDKVEYIIMGGTFMSLPIDYRENFITQLHNALTGFNGNNIDEAIEFSQQSQTKCVGITIETRPDYCTETHLSDMLKYGCTRLEIGVQSVYEDVARDTNRGHTVKAVCETFAVAKDAGYKVVSHMMPDLPNVGMERDLEQFKEYFENPEFRTDGLKLYPTLVIRGTGLYELWKQGLYKSYNANALIDLVARIMALVPPWTRIYRVQRDIPMPLVTSGVENGNLRELALARMKDFGTSCRDVRTREVGIQEVHHKVVPDQVELIRRDYYANGGWETFLSYEDPKQDILIGLLRLRKASKKYTYRKEFASQPTSIVRELHVYGSVVPLHSRDPRKFQHQGFGTLLMEEAARIAKEEHGSEKISVISGVGVRNYYAKLGYELDGPYMSKML, from the coding sequence ATGCCAGTTCAAAAGAATAAAGTTCCGGAAAAGGAAAGATTTATACAATGTTGTGGTGATATCTCCTTAGAATTAGTTGCATCACTCAAGAGCTCCAAAgatatcaatttgaatgGATTAATAACACGATATGccaaaaaatataaattaaaacaacaacccaGATTAACCGATATCATATCTTCTATACCTGACCAACAtaagaaatatttgattcCAAAATTAAAGGCAAAACCAGTTAGAACAGCGTCAGgtattgctgttgttgctgttatGTGTAAACCACACAGATGTCCTCACATTGCATATACAGGAAATATCTGTGTTTATTGTCCTGGTGGGCCAGACTCGGATTTCGAATATAGTACACAATCTTATACCGGTTACGAGCCAACTTCAATGCGTGCCATCAGAGCAAGATACGATCCTTATGAGCAGGCAAGAGGTAGAGTTGATCAATTGAGACAATTGGGACATTCTATAGATAAAGTTGAGTATATTATTATGGGTGGTACATTCATGTCTTTGCCTATTGATTATAGAGAAAATTTTATAACCCAATTACATAATGCTTTAACTGGGTTCAATGGgaataatattgatgaagCTATTGAGTTTAGTCAGCAGCTGCAAACTAAATGTGTTGGTATTACTATTGAAACTAGACCAGATTATTGTACGGAAACCCATTTAAGTGACATGTTGAAATATGGTTGTACCAGATTAGAAATCGGGGTTCAATCGGTTTACGAAGATGTTGCTAGAGATACTAATCGTGGACACACTGTTAAAGCAGTTTGTGAAACATTTGCTGTTGCCAAAGATGCCGGTTATAAAGTTGTATCGCATATGATGCCGGATTTACCTAATGTCGGTATGGAAAGAGATTTAGAGCAGTTCAAAGAATACTTTGAAAATCCTGAATTTAGAACTGATGGTTTAAAACTATATCCAACTTTGGTTATTCGAGGTACTGGTTTATATGAATTATGGAAGCAAGGATTATACAAATCTTATAATGCTAATGCCTTGATTGATTTAGTGGCTCGTATAATGGCACTCGTCCCACCATGGACCCGTATTTATCGTGTGCAAAGAGATATTCCTATGCCATTGGTGACCTCTGGGGTTGAAAACGGTAACTTGCGTGAATTGGCCCTTGCTAGAATGAAAGACTTTGGTACTTCATGTAGAGATGTGCGTACAAGAGAAGTTGGTATACAAGAAGTTCATCATAAAGTTGTTCCTGACCAAGTCGAATTAATTAGACGTGATTACTATGCAAATGGAGGTTGGGAAACATTTTTAAGTTATGAAGATCCAAAGCAAGATATTTTAATTGGATTATTAAGATTGAGAAAAGCAAGCAAAAAGTATACTTATCGTAAAGAGTTTGCTTCTCAACCAACATCGATTGTTAGAGAATTACATGTGTATGGATCGGTGGTACCCTTACATTCCAGAGATCCAAGAAAGTTCCAGCATCAAGGCTTTGGTACATTATTAATGGAGGAAGCTGCTAGAATTGCTAAGGAAGAACACGGCTCAGAAAAAATTAGTGTGATTTCTGGTGTTGGGGTGAGAAACTATTACGCCAAATTAGGTTACGAATTAGATGGTCCTTACATGTCAAAAATGTTGTAA
- a CDS encoding uncharacterized protein (Ortholog(s) have ribosome binding activity), producing the protein MFSVKRSVIGISKQSSLPKSFISSQISIRSNSSSSTPDNDNVKRKKAGMDISKVPLPYIGVMSDFYVPPKLTTCPITSWPKLITRRIMLFALNTYNIVKFKREIGVPLEFNAWKDKGIENYVRANKVFAQACSEPQLKAKASLLRRKLDHSCGKHLIESLSARSLSFPEDSKLNWELKSIQNNPKVVLFNIIPDADGIACFVQFILKLKTNQKISIVKDQKVVKEQESSVEDYLVYSMNPISKELLLVGKLFESDHIRGLKPEMDVFDQKLMQRFLKTSSDIYRTDPKQTK; encoded by the coding sequence ATGTTTAGTGTTAAAAGATCTGTTATTGGGATATCGAAACAATCCAGCCTTCCAAAATCATTCATTTCTTCACAGATATCCATTAGATCAAATtcctcatcatcaacacCTGACAATGATAATgtgaaaaggaaaaaagcCGGCATGGATATCTCCAAAGTCCCATTACCTTATATTGGTGTAATGTCAGACTTTTATGTTCCACCAAAGCTTACAACCTGTCCTATTACATCATGGCCAAAATTGATTACACGAAGAATAATGCTTTTTGCATTAAACACTTATAATATTGTTAAATTCAAACGTGAAATCGGTGTACCATTAGAATTTAATGCATGGAAAGACAAGGGGATAGAAAATTACGTTCGTGCCAATAAAGTTTTTGCTCAAGCATGTAGTGAACCTCAATTGAAAGCTAAGGCATCCCTTTTAAGACGTAAATTGGACCATTCTTGTGGGAAACATTTAATCGAATCATTGAGTGCAAGAAGTTTATCATTCCCTGAAGAttctaaattgaattgggAATTGAAAAGCATTCAAAATAATCCTAAAGTTGTGTTATTCAATATAATCCCTGATGCCGATGGGATTGCTTGCTTTgttcaattcattttaaaattgaaaaccaatcaaaagatttcaattgttAAGGATCAAAAAGTTGTCAAAGAACAAGAAAGCTCTGTTGAAGACTATTTGGTTTATTCCATGAATCCAATCAGTAAAGAACTTCTTCTTGTGGGTAAATTATTTGAGAGTGATCATATCAGAGGGTTGAAGCCAGAAATGGATGTTTTTGACCAAAAATTGATGCAGCGTTTCTTGAAAACTTCAAGTGATATTTATAGAACTGATCCAAAGCAAACCAAATGA